A single Lactuca sativa cultivar Salinas chromosome 8, Lsat_Salinas_v11, whole genome shotgun sequence DNA region contains:
- the LOC111889265 gene encoding UPF0481 protein At3g47200 isoform X2, with translation METEMSESEDVRIEIQDNQPATNNVNHNVVREWVVCIQGNETTQRFERKRQMEKVPPLLLKGEKGGRNRRYYEPSVVSLGPYHHKREDLIAAEKYKLITLEEYRLRCKKTMDSLYNKVFEVVYDARKCYIDGSTDEYNDEKFNRMMLRDGCFVLFFIECIASQDNMLMLNNEYLGALGFAHVARDIFLLENQIPFVVLKVLLDLRFLDGGEEILKKFFNYLNYGEMSTKEENVLNNKQPLHLLELYRSYFISLPCSLGLASINARTRQTCWKKVDNADEDWNYVKRNRSFASVTELKAKGIFVKCTYDESSNEDIKFHSRCCYGELELVRRAVSSNSKAIYLNMIAYEMCPHNPNDFRVSTYIRVMKSLVIHHDDVKELRNNNILLHSLGRDEEVVKMYDEIEAPAVNLYMFNQLRQGIEKHCNNRYKTWAAELINVYFSSPWKTVALLVATAILFTSFLQTYFAIRPLPDDSSGDIAKLLRRCIHFKPHSPPA, from the coding sequence ATGGAGACGGAAATGTCTGAAAGTGAAGATGTCAGAATTGAAATACAGGACAATCAACCGGCGACCAACAACGTTAACCACAATGTTGTCAGGGAGTGGGTAGTCTGCATTCAAGGCAATGAGACCACCCAACGTTTCGAACGCAAACGACAAATGGAGAAAGTACCTCCATTGCTCTTAAAAGGAGAAAAAGGTGGAAGAAACCGCCGATACTACGAACCATCAGTGGTTTCACTTGGTCCTTACCACCATAAACGAGAGGACCTCATCGCAGCTGAGAAATACAAGCTCATAACCCTCGAGGAGTATCGTTTGAGATGCAAAAAAACCATGGATTCCTTATACAACAAGGTGTTCGAAGTTGTATATGATGCTAGAAAGTGCTATATCGATGGTTCTACAGATGAATACAACGATGAGAAGTTTAATCGAATGATGTTGCGTGATGGTTGTTTCGTTTTGTTCTTTATAGAGTGCATTGCTAGCCAAGACAATATGTTGATGCTAAATAATGAGTATTTAGGCGCATTGGGCTTCGCGCATGTAGCTCGAGACATTTTCTTGCTCGAGAACCAAATCCCGTTTGTAGTACTGAAAGTTCTGTTGGATCTGAGATTCTTGGATGGAGGTGAAGAGATCTTAAAGAAGTTCTTTAACTACTTAAACTATGGAGAAATGTCCACGAAGGAAGAAAATGTGCTTAACAATAAGCAACCACTTCATCTTCTTGAGCTTTATAGGTCCTATTTCATATCGCTTCCGTGCTCTCTTGGTCTTGCTTCGATTAATGCACGCACAAGGCAAACATGTTGGAAAAAGGTTGACAATGCTGATGAAGATTGGAATTATGTAAAGCGAAACCGATCATTTGCATCAGTCACAGAATTGAAAGCTAAAGGGATATTTGTGAAATGTACTTACGACGAGTCTTCTAATGAAGACATCAAGTTTCATTCACGTTGTTGTTATGGTGAGCTTGAGCTTGTGCGCAGAGCAGTGTCCTCGAATTCAAAAGCTATTTACTTGAACATGATCGCTTACGAGATGTGCCCTCATAATCCTAATGACTTTCGAGTTTCGACTTACATTAGAGTAATGAAATCTCTGGTTATTCATCATGATGACGTGAAGGAGTTACGAAACAACAACATATTACTTCATAGTCTTGGTAGAGATGAAGAAGTAGTGAAGATGTACGATGAGATTGAGGCACCGGCGGTTAATCTCTATATGTTTAATCAGCTACGGCAAGGCATTGAGAAGCATTGTAATAACAGGTATAAGACATGGGCGGCAGAGCTGATTAACGTCTACTTTAGCAGTCCATGGAAGACAGTGGCTTTGTTGGTGGCTACTGCTATTCTTTTCACTAGTTTTTTGCAGACTTACTTCGCCATCAGGCCACTTCCGGATGACTCCAGTGGGGATATTGCCAAGCTTTTGAGACGATGCATACACTTTAAGCCTCATTCTCCACCTGCTTGA
- the LOC111889265 gene encoding UPF0481 protein At3g47200 isoform X1, which yields MSSIEKQRKTFSNSMETEMSESEDVRIEIQDNQPATNNVNHNVVREWVVCIQGNETTQRFERKRQMEKVPPLLLKGEKGGRNRRYYEPSVVSLGPYHHKREDLIAAEKYKLITLEEYRLRCKKTMDSLYNKVFEVVYDARKCYIDGSTDEYNDEKFNRMMLRDGCFVLFFIECIASQDNMLMLNNEYLGALGFAHVARDIFLLENQIPFVVLKVLLDLRFLDGGEEILKKFFNYLNYGEMSTKEENVLNNKQPLHLLELYRSYFISLPCSLGLASINARTRQTCWKKVDNADEDWNYVKRNRSFASVTELKAKGIFVKCTYDESSNEDIKFHSRCCYGELELVRRAVSSNSKAIYLNMIAYEMCPHNPNDFRVSTYIRVMKSLVIHHDDVKELRNNNILLHSLGRDEEVVKMYDEIEAPAVNLYMFNQLRQGIEKHCNNRYKTWAAELINVYFSSPWKTVALLVATAILFTSFLQTYFAIRPLPDDSSGDIAKLLRRCIHFKPHSPPA from the exons ATGTCTTCAATAGAAAAACAAAG AAAGACCTTTTCAAACTCCATGGAGACGGAAATGTCTGAAAGTGAAGATGTCAGAATTGAAATACAGGACAATCAACCGGCGACCAACAACGTTAACCACAATGTTGTCAGGGAGTGGGTAGTCTGCATTCAAGGCAATGAGACCACCCAACGTTTCGAACGCAAACGACAAATGGAGAAAGTACCTCCATTGCTCTTAAAAGGAGAAAAAGGTGGAAGAAACCGCCGATACTACGAACCATCAGTGGTTTCACTTGGTCCTTACCACCATAAACGAGAGGACCTCATCGCAGCTGAGAAATACAAGCTCATAACCCTCGAGGAGTATCGTTTGAGATGCAAAAAAACCATGGATTCCTTATACAACAAGGTGTTCGAAGTTGTATATGATGCTAGAAAGTGCTATATCGATGGTTCTACAGATGAATACAACGATGAGAAGTTTAATCGAATGATGTTGCGTGATGGTTGTTTCGTTTTGTTCTTTATAGAGTGCATTGCTAGCCAAGACAATATGTTGATGCTAAATAATGAGTATTTAGGCGCATTGGGCTTCGCGCATGTAGCTCGAGACATTTTCTTGCTCGAGAACCAAATCCCGTTTGTAGTACTGAAAGTTCTGTTGGATCTGAGATTCTTGGATGGAGGTGAAGAGATCTTAAAGAAGTTCTTTAACTACTTAAACTATGGAGAAATGTCCACGAAGGAAGAAAATGTGCTTAACAATAAGCAACCACTTCATCTTCTTGAGCTTTATAGGTCCTATTTCATATCGCTTCCGTGCTCTCTTGGTCTTGCTTCGATTAATGCACGCACAAGGCAAACATGTTGGAAAAAGGTTGACAATGCTGATGAAGATTGGAATTATGTAAAGCGAAACCGATCATTTGCATCAGTCACAGAATTGAAAGCTAAAGGGATATTTGTGAAATGTACTTACGACGAGTCTTCTAATGAAGACATCAAGTTTCATTCACGTTGTTGTTATGGTGAGCTTGAGCTTGTGCGCAGAGCAGTGTCCTCGAATTCAAAAGCTATTTACTTGAACATGATCGCTTACGAGATGTGCCCTCATAATCCTAATGACTTTCGAGTTTCGACTTACATTAGAGTAATGAAATCTCTGGTTATTCATCATGATGACGTGAAGGAGTTACGAAACAACAACATATTACTTCATAGTCTTGGTAGAGATGAAGAAGTAGTGAAGATGTACGATGAGATTGAGGCACCGGCGGTTAATCTCTATATGTTTAATCAGCTACGGCAAGGCATTGAGAAGCATTGTAATAACAGGTATAAGACATGGGCGGCAGAGCTGATTAACGTCTACTTTAGCAGTCCATGGAAGACAGTGGCTTTGTTGGTGGCTACTGCTATTCTTTTCACTAGTTTTTTGCAGACTTACTTCGCCATCAGGCCACTTCCGGATGACTCCAGTGGGGATATTGCCAAGCTTTTGAGACGATGCATACACTTTAAGCCTCATTCTCCACCTGCTTGA